Proteins encoded by one window of Arachis hypogaea cultivar Tifrunner chromosome 1, arahy.Tifrunner.gnm2.J5K5, whole genome shotgun sequence:
- the LOC112724988 gene encoding uncharacterized protein — protein MSTHSVRNSLPDHLSLDANADEETLLDEEVDNLHDASGTQIRRGRKTTEFWAVRTIDSDGTIKPAKLSVREAMKRPNGRKIVLRFNNAKQAIGDEAGVLSGVLGLLGSDFGKFPICRTSWREITTKDKVYNECVKQIFHFDEDSEGLIKKNILKSMGKSWKKTRLRLYDRFYEPTFTTEQNLENRPPGIDREHWRWYLDYRAKPETKEKCKKNAVNRSKQQYTHTGGSKSFARRMEEESEEQGKIVGRGELWIKVHKKKDGSYINDEARAIGERIEEIEQQDESSRMLSQNDSIAQVFEKEKLGRVRGMGSGPTPSQLFGPNSHAYGNGVQQEETQRKLLELQAELEGEKLKRKAMEDEAASDKKKLKAMESALIYLFQRQGEELPPEIAAGMSFVE, from the exons ATGAGCACACACAGTGTCCGAAACTCGCTGCCAGACCATCTAAGCTTGGACGCTAATGCAGATGAGGAAACTCTTCTTGATGAAGAAGTTGACAACCTTCATGATGCTTCTGGAACTCAGATTCGCAGAGGACGCAAGACTACCGAATTTTGGGCGGTTAGGACCATCG ATTCTGACGGCACAATCAAGCCGGCAAAACTAAGTGTGAGGGAGGCTATGAAACGGCCTAACGGTAGGAAGATCGTGCTTAGGTTCAACAATGCAAAGCAAGCTATTGGGGACGAAGCTGGAGTGTTGAGTGGCGTGCTTGGTTTACTGGGATCTGATTTTGGAAAATTTCCCATCTGTAGAACAAGTTGGCGTGAGATTACCACGAAAGACAAGGTCTATAACGAATGTGTCAAG CAAATATTCCACTTTGATGAAGACAGCGAAGGacttataaagaaaaatattttgaaaagtatgGGAAAGTCTTGGAAGAAAACAAGGCTGAGGTTGTATGACCGTTTTTATGAGCCAACATTCACGACTGAACAAAATCTTGAGAATCGGCCGCCGGGAATTGATCGAGAGCATTGGAGATGGTACCTTGACTATCGCGCCAAACCTGAGACGAAG GAGAAGTGCAAGAAAAACGCGGTCAATCGATCAAAACAACAATATACTCACACTGGCGGCTCGAAAAGCTTCGCACGGCGGATGGAAGAAGAG TCGGAAGAACAAGGAAAGATAGTCGGTAGAGGGGAGTTGTGGATCAAGGTGCACAAGAAAAAGGATGGCTCATATATCAATGATGAAGCGAGAGCAATTGGT GAAAGAATTGAGGAGATCGAGCAACAGGATGAGTCTTCTAGAATGTTGTCTCAGAATGATTCCATTGCTCAAGTTTTCGAAAAAGAGAAACTGGGTAGAGTACGTGGTATGGGATCTGGACCGACTCCTAGCCAACTCTTCGGTCCGAATTCACATGCATATGGCAACGGAGTCCAACAAGAGGAGACCCAGAGGAAGCTGCTTGAACTGCAGGCAGAGCTGGAAGGCGAGAAGTTGAAGAGAAAGGCGATGGAGGATGAGGCAGCATCAGATAAGAAAAAATTGAAGGCGATGGAGAGTGCTCTGATTTATCTGTTTCAACGGCAGGGTGAGGAGCTTCCCCCAGAAATCGCTGCAGGAATGAGTTTCGTGGAATGA